The following proteins are co-located in the Heteronotia binoei isolate CCM8104 ecotype False Entrance Well chromosome 8, APGP_CSIRO_Hbin_v1, whole genome shotgun sequence genome:
- the LOC132575955 gene encoding olfactory receptor 5V1-like, which produces MGGRNQTRVVEFVFLGFSSIPNSHIYLFLPFLAIYLVTVLGNLMIFTLIQLDSSFQSPMYYFLSHLSCLDICLSSVTVPKILVNFSYQRQTITYNQCMAQMFFLISFTGSEALILAVMAYDRYAAICKPLHYSLLMNAKVCTTLALATWVCGFLDSAVHTALGSNLYFCETNQIRTIFCNLPPLMKISCSDTQAIEMALGVASLFVGVAPFLFTILSYVFILSSILKIHSTTGKHKAFSTCASHLIVVVIYYGNGLLNYNRPSTGYSLETDTLVSTMFCIIPPMLNPLIYSLRNKEVKGALKKVLECHTILVTTP; this is translated from the exons ATGGGAGGGAGAAATCAGACACGAGTGGTGGAGTTTGTCTTCCTGGGTTTCTCCAGCATTCCAAACAGCCACATCTACCTCTTCCTGCCATTCCTAGCCATTTACTTGGTCACCGTGCTGGGGAACCTCATGATATTTACTCTGATTCAACTGGATTCCAGTTTCCAGAGCCCCATGTATTACTTCCTCAGCCATCTTTCCTGCTTAGATATTTGCCTGTCCTCCGTCACAGTCCCCAAGATCCTGGTGAACTTCTCGTACCAACGACAGACCATCACCTACAACCAGTGCATGGCCCAGATGTTCTTCCTGATCTCTTTCACAGGGTCGGAGGCTCTGATCCTGGCTGTCATGGCCTACGACCGTTATGCTGCTATTTGTAAACCTTTGCATTACTCCCTGCTCATGAATGCCAAGGTGTGCACCACCCTAGCCTTGGCCACCTGGGTCTGTGGCTTTTTGGATTCTGCTGTCCACACAGCTCTTGGCTCAAACTTGTATTTCTGTGAAACCAACCAGATTCGTACAATTTTCTGCAATCTTCCCCCGCTAATGAAAATTTCTTGTAGTGATACACAGGCCATTGAAATGGCGTTGGGTGTGGCCAGCCTTTTTGTGGGTGTGGCCCCATTCCTGTTTACGATCCTCTCTTATGTCTTCATCCTGTCCTCCATCTTGAAAATTCATTCCACCACTGGCAAACACAAAGCTTTTTCCACTTGTGCATCTCACCTGATTGTTGTTGTAATTTACTACGGAAATGGGCTACTTAACTACAATAGGCCAAGCACTGGCTACTCCTTGGAGACTGACACCTTGGTCTCTACCATGTTTTGCATAATTCCGCCTATGCTGAACCCCCTCATCTACAGCCTCCGCAACAAGGAGGTGAAGGGGGCCCTGAAGAAGGTTCTGGAATGCCA tacaattctggtcaccacacct